The sequence AACATGATCCCGCACAACCTCGGCGAGGTCATCGCGGCGGCGCGGTGGCTGATCACGCACCCGGCGGCGACGCTCGACAAGCTGATGGAGTTCGTGCCGGGCCCGGACCTCCCGACCGGCGGCAGCCTGCTGGGCCTCGACGAGGTCCGCCGCGCGTACGAGACCGGCCGCGGCGTGGTCCGGATGCGCGCGAACTGCGAGACCGGGCCGCTGGAGGGCAGCCGCGGCCGGCAGGCGATCACCGTCACCGAGCTGCCGTACGGCGTCGGGCCGGAGAAGGTGATCGAGAAGATCACCGACGAGGTCAACAAGTCCAAGCGGCTCACCGGCATCGCCGACGTCAAGGACCTCACCGACCGCGAGAACGGCACGCGGCTGGTCATCGAGTGCAAGGTCGGCGTCAACCCGCAGGCCCTGCTGGCGGACCTGTACCGGCTGACGCCGCTGGAGCAGTCGTTCGGCATCAACAACCTGGTGCTCGTCGACGGCCAGCCGCAGACGCTGGGCCTGAAAGAACTCCTCGAGGTCTTCCTCCGGCACCGCTACGACGTCGTCACGCGGCGGACGAAGTACCGCCGCCGCAAGCGCGAAGAGCGGCTGCACCTGGTCGAGGGCCTGCTGATCGCCCTGCTGAACATCGACAAGGTGATCCGGCTCATCCGCGAGAGCGAGAACGCCGCGGCCGCGAAGGACGGCCTGATGAAGCGGTTCAAGCTGTCGGAGATCCAGGCGACGTACATCCTGGACACGCCGCTGCGCCGCCTCACGAAGTACGACCGGCTCGAGCTGGAGTCGGAGCAGGACCAGCTGCGCGACGAGATCGAGGAGCTGAGCAAGATCCTCGACGACGAGTCGGTGCTGAAGAAGCTCGTCTCGGCGGAGCTGGCGAAGATCGCGAAGGACTTCCCGACCGAGCGCCGCACGGCCCTGATCGACGGCGATCTGAAGGAGGTCCTGGCCGCGTCGAAGCCGTCGGGCCCCCTCGAAGTCGCGGACGACCCGTGCCAGGTCATCCTGTCGGCGACCGGCCTGGTGGCCCGCACGGCGGCGGAGTCGGAGGAAGCGACGGAGACGCGCCGCCGCAACGGCCGCGTGAAGCACGACGCGGTCTCGGCGGTGGTCCACACCACGGCCCGCGGCCAGGTCCTGCTGGTGACCTCGCGCGGCCGCGCGTTCAAGACGGACGTGCTGCCGTTGCCGGTGCTCCCGGAGCAGGCGGGCACGGTCTCCCTGCGCGGCGGCATGGCGGCCCGCGAACTGGTCCCGCTGGAGAAGGGCGAGACGGTCGTCGGCATCGCCCCTCTCGGTGAGCAGGCGGCGGGCTCCCCCGGCCTCGCGCTGGGCACCCGGGCGGGCGTGGTGAAGATCTGCTCGCCGGAGTGGCCGGTCCGCTCGGACGAGTTCGAGGTGATCTCGCTGAAGGACGGCGACGAGGTCGTCGGAGCGACGTGGCTGACGGACGGCACGGAGACCCTGGCGTTCGTGTCCTCGGAAGCATCGCTGCTGAAGTACGCGGCTTCGCTGGTCCGCCCCCAAGGCCTCAAGGGCGGCGGCATGGCGGGCATCAACGTGGGTTCGGGCTCGGTGGTGTTCTTCGGCGCGGTCCGCACGGACGACGACGAACACGGCGAACCCCTGGTGATCACGGCCACCGGGCAAAGCGTGAAGGTGACGCCGTTCAGCGAGTACCCGGCGAAGGGCCGGGCGACCGGCGGCGTCCGGGCCCAGCGCTTCCTGAAGGGCGAAACCGCCTTGCAGGTGGCCTGGATCGGCCCGCGCCCGGCGGGTTCGGCCAAGAACGGCGACCCGGTGGAACTCCCGGAGATCGACGTCCGCCGAGACGGCTCGGGCCACGCCCACCCCGGCCCGGACGTCGTGGGCCACCTGATCGAACGAGGCTGACGCTCGAGGGGTGTTCAGGCGGGCCGCAACCCGCCTGAACACCCACTCAGGCCAGCAGTGCCTTCGCGATGTGCGTCACCTGGATCTCGTTGCTGCCCGCGTAGATCATCAGCGACTTCGCGTCCCGCGCCAGCTGCTCGACCCGGTACTCGGCCATGTAGCCGTTCCCGCCGAACAGCTGCACCGCCTCCATCGCCACCTCCGTCGCGGCTTCGGAGGAATACAGCTTCATCGCCGACGCCTCCGCCAGCGAAGGCCGCTTCCCGGCGCGGGCCTTGGCCACCGCCTGGAACACCATGTTCTGGACGTTGACCCGCGCGACTTCCATCTTCGCCAGCTTGAGCTGGATCAGCTGGAACCGCCCGATCTCCTGACCCCACAGCTTTCGCGACTTGGCGTAGTCGACGCACAGCCGCAGGCACTCGTTGATGATCCCCAGCGACAACGCCGCCACGCCGACCCGCTCGGCCACGAAACTCTCCCGGGCGCTCTCGGCACCCGACGACGACAGCAGCCGGTCGGTGCCGAGCCGGACGTCGTCGAAGAACAGCTCGCCCGTCGGGGACGACATCATCCCCATCTTCTTGAACGGCTTGCCCTGCACGAAGCCTGGCATCCCGCGGTCCAGCACGAACGTCAGCACCGGCCGGTCTCGGACCGGCGATCCGTCGTCCAGCTTCGCGTACACCACCACCGTGTCCGCGAACGGGCCGTTCGTGATGAAGGTCTTCCGCCCGTTCAGCACGTACTCGTCGCCGTCCCGGCGGACCGTGGTCTGCATGCCGCCGAAGGCGTCCGAGCCCGAGTCCGGTTCCGTGATCGCCCACGCGCCGATCTTCTCGAACGTCGCCAGGCCCGGCAGCCAGCGTTCCTTCTGCTCCCGGGAGCCCTTGGCCAGGATCGTCGCCGCGGCCAGGCCCAGCGACACACCCAGCGAGGCCACGATCCCGAGGCTCACCCCGGCCAGCTCGCTGATCGCGATCAGCGCCAAGGTCTCCTGCCCGCCCAGGGAACCCGGGGAAGAAGACTTCGGCGAGGAAGAAAGCAGCTTCGAAACCGCCTCCGCCGCCATGACGTCCAGCCCGAACGCCGCGTACAGCTTGCGGATGATGTCGTACGGCGGCAGCGCGCCGCTCTCCAGCTCGTCCAGGTGCGGCCGGATCTCCTTGGCGATGAAGTCCCGGATCGAGTCGCGGACCAGCAGGTCCGTCTCCGACCACTCGATCACGGGAGCCTCGCCGCGATGTCGTCGATCTCCCACGGGCCGTCCGTCTCGATCACCTTGACGTCGTGCCAGCCCGCCAGCTCCGAGATCGCGCCGCCCTGGACCGCGAACACCTTGCCCGTCAGCGCGCACTTCTCCGAAGCCAGGTAGGCCACCAGCGGTGAGATGTTCGCCGGCGAGAAGGCGTCGAACTCGCCCTCGGCGACCGGTGCCGCGAAGATCGTCCCCATTCCCGGTGTCGCGAGCGTCAGCCGGGTGCGGGCGATCGGGGCGATCGCGTTCACGCGCACCCCGTAGCGCTCCAGTTCGGCCGCCGCCACCAGGGTCATCGCCGCGATGCCCGCCTTCGCCGCGCCGTAGTTGAGCTGGCCGGCGTTCGGCAGGGTGACCCCGGACGCCGACGCCGTGTTGATCACCGACGCCGAAACCGGCGAGCCCGCCTTCGACGCCGACTTCCAGTACGCCGCCGCGTGGTGCAGGACCGCCGCGTGGCCCTTGAGGTGGACCGCGATCACGTCGTCCCACTGCTGCTCGGTGATGCCCGCGACGAACGCGTCGCGCAGGATGCCCGCGTTGTTCACCACGACGTCCAGCCGGCCGAACTCCGTCACGGCCTGCTCCACCAGCTCCGCCGCGCCCGCCCAGGACGTCACGCTCGACGTGTTCGCGACCGCCGAGCCACCCAGCGCGCGGATTTCCGCGACCACCGAGGACGCCGGCCCGTCGTCCGCGCCGCTCCCGTCGTTGCCGCCGCCCAGGTCGTTGACGACGACGGAAGCGCCTTCCCTGGCTAACAGCAGTGCGTGCTCGCGGCCGATCCCGCGGCCCGCGCCGGTGATCAGCGCGACGCGCCCGTCCAATGCGCCCATCAGTTCTCTCCGATCTCGGCGAGGCCGTCCTTGATCACCAAGGTGTCCCCCATGGTGGTTTCGAAGGCGTACGAGCCGGGGCCCGCCGCCCAGATCGACGTCGTCAGGTCCCGGCCCGGAAGCACCGGGGCGGCGAACCGGACGGCAAAGCGGCGCAGCCGGCCGGCCGGGGCCACTTCGGTCAGCACGGCCCACGACGTGAACGCCATCGTGCACAGCCCGTGCGCGATGATCCCCGGCAGCCCGGCCGCCTTCGCGACCTCTTCGTCGAGGTGGATCGGCATCGGGTCGCCGGCCGCCGGGCCGTAGCGGTACGTCTGGTCGTCGTCGACGTGCTGGACGACCTTCGCGACCGGAGCCGAAGAGCGCAGCGCGTCGTTGAAGCGGTGCGAAGGCCCGAGCGTGCCGCGCTGTTCGCCGGTGTCGAAGCCGCGCACGAAGAACGTCA is a genomic window of Amycolatopsis lexingtonensis containing:
- a CDS encoding DNA gyrase/topoisomerase IV subunit A; its protein translation is MARRKGTTTKVDPSAFDAAGAQVFENPLKTEIEDSYLEYAYSVIHSRALPDARDGLKPVHRRILYSMNENGYRPTHAYVKSSRVVGDVMGKYHPHGDVAIYDAMVRLAQDFSLNVPLIDGHGNFGSPDDGPAASRYTEARMSPEAMQLVGELGEETVDFRPNYDGSLQEPSVLPAAFPNLLVNGTSGIAVGMATNMIPHNLGEVIAAARWLITHPAATLDKLMEFVPGPDLPTGGSLLGLDEVRRAYETGRGVVRMRANCETGPLEGSRGRQAITVTELPYGVGPEKVIEKITDEVNKSKRLTGIADVKDLTDRENGTRLVIECKVGVNPQALLADLYRLTPLEQSFGINNLVLVDGQPQTLGLKELLEVFLRHRYDVVTRRTKYRRRKREERLHLVEGLLIALLNIDKVIRLIRESENAAAAKDGLMKRFKLSEIQATYILDTPLRRLTKYDRLELESEQDQLRDEIEELSKILDDESVLKKLVSAELAKIAKDFPTERRTALIDGDLKEVLAASKPSGPLEVADDPCQVILSATGLVARTAAESEEATETRRRNGRVKHDAVSAVVHTTARGQVLLVTSRGRAFKTDVLPLPVLPEQAGTVSLRGGMAARELVPLEKGETVVGIAPLGEQAAGSPGLALGTRAGVVKICSPEWPVRSDEFEVISLKDGDEVVGATWLTDGTETLAFVSSEASLLKYAASLVRPQGLKGGGMAGINVGSGSVVFFGAVRTDDDEHGEPLVITATGQSVKVTPFSEYPAKGRATGGVRAQRFLKGETALQVAWIGPRPAGSAKNGDPVELPEIDVRRDGSGHAHPGPDVVGHLIERG
- a CDS encoding acyl-CoA dehydrogenase family protein; protein product: MIEWSETDLLVRDSIRDFIAKEIRPHLDELESGALPPYDIIRKLYAAFGLDVMAAEAVSKLLSSSPKSSSPGSLGGQETLALIAISELAGVSLGIVASLGVSLGLAAATILAKGSREQKERWLPGLATFEKIGAWAITEPDSGSDAFGGMQTTVRRDGDEYVLNGRKTFITNGPFADTVVVYAKLDDGSPVRDRPVLTFVLDRGMPGFVQGKPFKKMGMMSSPTGELFFDDVRLGTDRLLSSSGAESARESFVAERVGVAALSLGIINECLRLCVDYAKSRKLWGQEIGRFQLIQLKLAKMEVARVNVQNMVFQAVAKARAGKRPSLAEASAMKLYSSEAATEVAMEAVQLFGGNGYMAEYRVEQLARDAKSLMIYAGSNEIQVTHIAKALLA
- a CDS encoding SDR family oxidoreductase, with the protein product MGALDGRVALITGAGRGIGREHALLLAREGASVVVNDLGGGNDGSGADDGPASSVVAEIRALGGSAVANTSSVTSWAGAAELVEQAVTEFGRLDVVVNNAGILRDAFVAGITEQQWDDVIAVHLKGHAAVLHHAAAYWKSASKAGSPVSASVINTASASGVTLPNAGQLNYGAAKAGIAAMTLVAAAELERYGVRVNAIAPIARTRLTLATPGMGTIFAAPVAEGEFDAFSPANISPLVAYLASEKCALTGKVFAVQGGAISELAGWHDVKVIETDGPWEIDDIAARLP
- a CDS encoding MaoC/PaaZ C-terminal domain-containing protein translates to MKFDPAGLDKWTSPVSFDVTRERLAEYAAATNDPIPAHRAGDVASPVFAIVPVFQSLLEPALEVVPPSLFGRVLHGEQDFRFHRPIRPGDELVSRAKMTGYEGLPKGTRATVYLECRSASGELVNEQYVTFFVRGFDTGEQRGTLGPSHRFNDALRSSAPVAKVVQHVDDDQTYRYGPAAGDPMPIHLDEEVAKAAGLPGIIAHGLCTMAFTSWAVLTEVAPAGRLRRFAVRFAAPVLPGRDLTTSIWAAGPGSYAFETTMGDTLVIKDGLAEIGEN